A genomic window from Acidimicrobiia bacterium includes:
- a CDS encoding sulfite exporter TauE/SafE family protein — translation MEWWKILLLAGGGLLAGAINSIAGGGSLLTVPLLVFAGVPGNLANGSNRVGILTSTAAAAAEFRRLGVVSLKQTTPILIPVMVGSFAGSSLVGLLADATFERVFGFLMVPVLILSLRKPKPKADGKSWPTWVRVLVFLFIGMYGGAFQAGIGLLLIVALSHTGLGLVVANSVKVLVNLAVTLVALPTFIANGNVDWQPALILAVGLTIGGALGANATVRGGEKIIRPVMIAAVIAFSGRLVGLY, via the coding sequence ATGGAATGGTGGAAGATCCTGCTGCTGGCCGGTGGTGGGTTGTTGGCCGGGGCCATCAATTCGATCGCCGGCGGAGGTTCGCTCCTAACCGTCCCCCTGCTGGTATTCGCCGGCGTGCCTGGCAACCTGGCCAACGGGTCGAACCGGGTGGGAATCCTCACGTCGACAGCCGCGGCGGCAGCCGAGTTCCGGCGCTTGGGTGTTGTCAGCCTCAAGCAGACGACCCCGATTCTTATCCCGGTGATGGTTGGCTCGTTCGCCGGGTCCTCTTTGGTGGGTCTGCTCGCCGACGCTACGTTCGAGCGGGTCTTCGGTTTCTTGATGGTTCCCGTGTTGATCTTGTCGCTTCGTAAGCCCAAGCCCAAGGCAGATGGCAAGTCGTGGCCGACCTGGGTCAGAGTCCTGGTCTTTCTCTTTATTGGCATGTACGGCGGTGCTTTTCAGGCGGGGATAGGACTCTTGCTGATCGTGGCGCTGTCGCATACCGGCCTCGGGCTGGTCGTGGCCAACTCCGTGAAGGTTCTTGTCAATCTGGCGGTAACCCTCGTGGCGCTCCCGACATTCATTGCAAATGGGAACGTAGATTGGCAGCCTGCTCTTATCCTGGCGGTAGGGCTAACGATTGGTGGGGCACTCGGCGCCAATGCCACGGTGCGAGGCGGCGAAAAGATCATCCGCCCGGTCATGATTGCTGCCGTGATTGCATTCTCTGGTCGGCTGGTCGGTCTTTATTAG
- a CDS encoding chromate resistance protein, giving the protein MTWVTRSRPKTDRIACPWLIRRFIDPEANIVYAAADRVLAVAAEMNGRSFDAPGAEFTHRDGKCTFEVLIEEFDLGRDPALVRLAAIVHAADIKADLDTDPLGPGLLAIGVGGLDIEDNDYQLLEKGSFVYDALYAWCLIETRSGPN; this is encoded by the coding sequence ATGACCTGGGTCACCCGATCCCGGCCCAAAACCGACCGGATTGCCTGCCCATGGCTCATCCGCCGGTTCATCGACCCGGAAGCGAACATCGTATACGCCGCCGCCGACCGGGTGCTCGCCGTCGCAGCCGAAATGAACGGTCGATCCTTCGACGCCCCCGGAGCAGAGTTCACCCACCGGGACGGCAAATGCACCTTCGAAGTCCTGATTGAAGAGTTCGACCTTGGCCGGGACCCGGCGTTGGTACGACTCGCCGCCATCGTTCATGCCGCCGACATCAAAGCCGACCTTGACACCGACCCGCTCGGTCCCGGACTTCTCGCCATCGGAGTTGGTGGACTCGACATCGAGGACAACGACTACCAACTCCTTGAGAAGGGCTCATTCGTCTACGACGCCCTGTATGCGTGGTGTCTCATCGAAACCAGGTCCGGGCCGAACTAG
- a CDS encoding FTR1 family protein has translation MAAFLVMLREGVEAALIVAILLAFLDRTNRRENSATVWWGTGAAVVVSLVAGVVIWKTIGSLQGSAEALIEGIVAVLAAGLLTWMIFWMGKQARGLRSGLEAQADSALEAGGAALAAVAFVAVAREGFESVLFLLSTTVGEVSARGQILGGLLGVVAAVGIGYLVYKGSHRINLRTFFRWTGYLIILFAAGLVAKGIHEFQEFGAIPTLVEHLWETDILDPATSTAGAFLKTMFGWDPDPSLLQVLGYLAYAIPVGISFGRKTAPAKAVPTDAGASIPS, from the coding sequence GTGGCGGCGTTTCTGGTTATGTTGCGCGAGGGAGTGGAAGCAGCGCTCATCGTGGCGATCTTGTTGGCCTTCCTCGACCGCACCAACCGGCGTGAAAACTCCGCCACCGTCTGGTGGGGTACTGGAGCAGCGGTCGTCGTTTCTCTCGTCGCCGGCGTCGTGATCTGGAAGACCATCGGATCCCTGCAAGGGTCGGCTGAAGCGCTTATTGAAGGTATCGTGGCGGTCCTGGCTGCCGGACTCCTAACCTGGATGATCTTCTGGATGGGGAAACAAGCTCGTGGTCTCCGGTCAGGGTTGGAGGCCCAAGCGGACTCGGCTCTTGAAGCCGGTGGGGCGGCTCTGGCTGCCGTAGCTTTTGTGGCGGTCGCCAGGGAAGGCTTTGAATCCGTGTTGTTCTTGTTGTCGACCACCGTTGGCGAGGTATCTGCACGCGGCCAGATACTCGGCGGCCTGCTCGGTGTGGTTGCAGCCGTGGGGATTGGCTATCTCGTGTACAAGGGCAGCCATCGCATCAATCTTCGGACCTTCTTCAGATGGACCGGTTACCTGATCATTCTGTTTGCAGCTGGCCTTGTGGCCAAAGGTATTCACGAATTTCAGGAATTTGGGGCCATACCGACCCTGGTTGAACACCTTTGGGAGACCGACATCCTCGACCCGGCTACCAGTACCGCCGGCGCGTTCCTCAAGACCATGTTTGGCTGGGACCCCGATCCCTCACTTCTTCAGGTACTCGGCTACCTCGCGTACGCGATCCCGGTCGGAATCAGCTTCGGTCGTAAGACCGCGCCGGCCAAGGCAGTTCCAACCGACGCGGGCGCATCGATTCCCTCGTAA
- a CDS encoding MFS transporter produces MASIDPDVRLVLTSQAVRAFGYGFGSVLLASTLADRGFSGFEVGVILGALVTGTVIAQLTVGHWGDSYGRRRSYQVLYLALGICGLVFSSTAPIGLLILVALTGALSADVIESGPFTTLELSMISGRIDTNALASGFGWYNAIAAAAGSLGALAAALPQLARMIWSGAPTDRTWFLLLTPIAATGIIIARRLSPSVELADGRRRAAPLGPSRPAVTRLAGLFAVDAFGGSFVVQTFIAFWLIDHFGASTATIGGVFAAIGVIQTLSFIAAPLLARRWGLLNTMVFTHLPSNLLLASVAFAPNLPVAVGLLLARSALSQMDIPPRQAYVMTLVQPEERTAATAYTNTARYLVKPFGPVIAGATLTLTAGIPFLIAGVLKSVYDIALWGWFRTVPLPDGKEPTP; encoded by the coding sequence ATGGCTTCCATCGACCCTGACGTTCGGCTGGTTCTGACCTCCCAAGCCGTTCGTGCTTTCGGCTACGGGTTTGGGTCCGTGTTGCTGGCCTCCACGCTGGCCGATCGTGGCTTTTCGGGCTTCGAGGTCGGCGTCATATTGGGAGCTCTGGTGACCGGTACGGTGATCGCCCAACTGACCGTCGGGCACTGGGGAGACAGCTATGGCCGTCGCCGGAGCTACCAGGTTCTGTATCTGGCTCTCGGAATCTGCGGCCTGGTCTTTTCAAGTACGGCGCCCATAGGATTGCTGATACTGGTGGCGCTGACGGGTGCCCTATCGGCCGATGTCATCGAGTCCGGCCCGTTCACGACCCTGGAACTCTCGATGATCTCGGGACGGATCGACACCAACGCTCTCGCATCGGGATTTGGCTGGTATAACGCCATCGCGGCTGCCGCCGGATCGTTGGGGGCCCTGGCGGCCGCGCTTCCCCAACTGGCCCGGATGATCTGGAGCGGAGCTCCCACCGACCGGACCTGGTTCCTGTTACTCACGCCAATCGCCGCCACCGGAATCATCATCGCCCGCCGGTTGAGTCCCTCGGTCGAACTGGCAGACGGGCGACGCAGGGCCGCACCGTTGGGCCCGTCACGGCCGGCCGTTACCCGCCTCGCCGGTCTGTTTGCCGTCGATGCTTTCGGGGGAAGTTTCGTGGTCCAAACCTTCATCGCTTTCTGGCTCATCGACCATTTCGGGGCTAGCACCGCCACCATCGGCGGCGTCTTCGCCGCCATCGGGGTGATCCAAACGCTTTCTTTCATTGCCGCACCATTACTCGCCCGCCGCTGGGGCCTGCTCAACACCATGGTCTTCACCCATTTACCCTCGAACCTGCTGCTTGCCTCCGTCGCCTTCGCTCCCAATCTTCCGGTGGCGGTCGGCCTCCTTCTCGCCAGGTCGGCCCTGTCGCAGATGGACATTCCCCCGCGCCAGGCCTACGTGATGACCCTGGTCCAACCGGAGGAACGAACCGCGGCGACCGCCTACACCAACACCGCCCGCTACCTGGTCAAGCCATTCGGACCTGTGATCGCCGGAGCTACTCTCACACTCACTGCCGGGATACCCTTCCTGATCGCCGGCGTGCTCAAAAGCGTCTACGACATCGCCCTGTGGGGTTGGTTCCGAACGGTTCCGCTCCCTGACGGAAAGGAACCCACCCCATGA
- a CDS encoding potassium channel protein: MRKRYRRLYQHPLIQRISWHLKRIGKNLDPHFFIALFSGLIVIVALAALAVMLIEKERSFTGFGETFYWAITTVMGQGDASQVTTWGGWIVSWLLVLFGVGIVATITGALLGFVIDFLLKEGQGMGASGYTDHIVICGWNGTARSLVQELRSDDYNHKVVVLHEADRDPSDGDVYFVRGDTTKTDDLKRAGIEHAAAAIICPKDASDEADMRSILVVLAIESIAPHVRTLAEVNNPNHAEHFKRADVDELLITSKLTAHLLARTSLYPGLTDLVTDLVSGGEGSELYRIALPETYIGMTIDELSARMRSDHAATLLAVSRGGTTHLNPPTGFVLETGDNAVVVAESLGTLAPLEHLPAFESPG, encoded by the coding sequence GTGCGTAAGCGGTATCGCCGCCTCTACCAGCACCCGTTGATCCAACGGATCTCGTGGCATCTCAAACGGATCGGGAAGAACCTCGACCCGCACTTCTTCATCGCGCTGTTCAGCGGGCTCATCGTCATCGTTGCCCTGGCAGCGCTGGCTGTGATGCTCATCGAAAAGGAGCGCAGCTTCACTGGTTTCGGCGAGACCTTCTACTGGGCGATCACCACCGTGATGGGCCAGGGGGACGCCTCGCAGGTCACCACGTGGGGCGGGTGGATTGTCAGCTGGCTGCTTGTACTGTTCGGGGTCGGGATCGTCGCCACCATCACAGGGGCCCTGCTGGGTTTTGTTATCGATTTCCTTTTGAAGGAGGGACAGGGCATGGGTGCATCGGGATACACAGACCACATAGTCATCTGCGGGTGGAATGGCACAGCTCGTTCGCTCGTGCAGGAGTTGCGCTCTGATGACTACAACCACAAAGTGGTGGTACTCCACGAAGCGGATCGCGACCCGTCAGATGGCGACGTCTACTTCGTCCGAGGCGACACCACCAAAACCGACGACCTCAAACGGGCCGGCATCGAACACGCCGCGGCTGCCATTATCTGTCCGAAAGATGCCTCCGACGAGGCGGACATGAGATCCATCCTGGTGGTTCTGGCGATCGAGTCGATCGCTCCGCACGTGCGCACCCTCGCCGAGGTGAACAATCCCAACCATGCCGAACACTTCAAGCGAGCCGACGTCGATGAGCTGCTCATCACTTCGAAACTCACCGCCCATCTCCTGGCTCGAACCTCGCTTTATCCGGGTCTCACCGACCTTGTCACCGACCTTGTATCAGGTGGAGAAGGATCCGAACTGTATCGCATCGCGTTGCCCGAAACCTACATCGGCATGACGATCGATGAACTCTCGGCCCGGATGCGTTCCGATCACGCCGCCACCCTGCTCGCCGTAAGTCGCGGCGGAACGACCCACCTCAATCCACCGACCGGGTTCGTACTAGAGACAGGAGATAACGCGGTCGTCGTCGCGGAGTCGCTGGGCACCCTGGCGCCACTCGAGCATCTCCCGGCATTCGAAAGTCCCGGGTAA